The genomic region ACGATGGCGTCCACCTCGGCCTGCGTACCGCCCGTGGCCCCGCGCAGGATGCATTCGGCTTTCAGCAGCAGCACGTCCGTGTAGCGCATGACGATGAAATTGATCGGCCAGTCGACGCGGTTGACCGGCACGCGGGTCAGGTCCACGTATTTCTTGATGAACGACTGCGTTTCGGTCACTCCGTTGAAGGTGTAACCCGTCTGAATCGTGAACGCCTTCCGGGTGTCTTTCGGGTCGTAGGCATTGAGCAGGTCGTTGGCTACCGGCCGAATCGTCAGACCGCCCTGAATGGGTTTTCCGTTCGACTGGAACCAGGTGTCCGGCACCAGTGCCCAGGGGAAGGTCGCGCCCATGACCGGGTTGAGGCCGGTGACGTACTGCACGTCAAAGACCACCTCGCTGTTGTTCTCGTTGGTGTACGAGAAAATGTTCGGGTAGCTGGCCACGAGCGAATGGCGGCCGCTGGCGATGACTTCGTTCAGCAGCGTCAGCGCCTGGGTCCATTCGTTGAGGCCCAGTCCCGGCCCTTCGATGTTATAGGTCGGACCCGAGCGGGTCATGTGCACCAGCGCCAGCAGGGACCGGGCGGCGTTTTTGGTCGGACGGCCCCGTTCGGCGGCCGCGTAGGTTTCGGGCAGGCTCTGGATGGCGGCCTGAAAATCGGCGATGATCAGCTTATACACGTCCGCCACCGGGCTGCGCGGAATGGCCAGTGCTTCGTTGGCCGTGACCGCCTTTTCGATCACCGGCACTTTGCCAAACCAGCGCACCAGATCAAAGTAGAAAAACGCCCGCAGGAAACGCGCTTCGGCTTCGAGACGGGCCCGCAGCGTGGCGTCCGTGATCACCTTGCCGTTTTGCTGAAGCTGATCCAGCAGGACGTTGGCGCGGTAGATTCCGTTGTAGTTGGTGTTCCAGGCTTCCGAGACGTACGGGTTGGACGCAATGGTTTTGTGAAAGCTGTTGATACCTTCCCAGTCGCGCACGCCCCCGTCCGAAACGGCGTAGAGGTTGTCCGAGCGCGTCTCCGACAGGTTCAGTTGGCGGTCCGGATAGCCCCGCAGGTCGTTATAGATCGCATTGGCGGCCTGAATAAAATCGCTCGGCTGCGTGTAAAACGTGGCGGTCGTCGCCGAAGAAAGCGGCACCTGCGTCAGGTCGTCCGTGCAGGACGAAAGCACCGACAACAGCAGGGCAGCGGTTATGATTTTGAGTTTCATTTAAATATCAGTTTTCTGTTTTCAGTTGTCGGTTTTCTGTTTTCGGTTGTCTGTTTTCTATTTGCTTTATAACTCAGGCAATCACCAAAAGCAGTAAATAAAACGGACAACAGAAAACGGAAAACTCAAAACTCAAAACGACAGGTTCAAACCAAAGACCAGCGAGCGGGGCAGCGGCAGACCGCCGTAATCACCCGGCTCGGGGAACGAACCGCTGCCGCTCAGATCCGTGTTGGACGCTTCGGGGTTGAATCCGCCTTTGTACTTGTCGAATCCAATGAAGTTTTCCGCCGTCACGTACACCCGGGCGCTCGAAATGGCCGGGACCTTGATCACACTGCCGAGGTTGTAGCCCAGCGTAATGTTTCGCACGCGGACGTAATCCGAAGAATACAGCCAGTCGGTGTTCTTGATCCGTCCGAAGGTCGAGTAAGCCTTCCCGACTTCACCCGCCCCGGGGTTCTCGGGCGAACGCCAGCGGTCCCGGTAGAAGCCCAGCGCGTTGTCCGTAAAGCCCTGACCCGTCCGGCCCAGTGCCCGGCCCAGCAGCGAGTAGATAGACCCGCCGTTCTGGCCCTGCACCAGCACGTTCAGGTCGAAGCCTTTGTAGCTCACCGTGTTGGTGATCCCCCAGACGTATTTGGGGTTCGGCTGGCCCACGATCACGCGGTCGTTGGCGTCGATCACTTTGTCGCCGTTGGCGTCGAAGTATTTTGGGTCGCCGACGGTCTGCGAGCCGAACAGGGCCGCTTTGTTGTCGATGTCCTGCTGCGTCAGGATGCCGATTTGTTTCACGACATAAATGCTGTACAGCGGCTCGCCCACCCGCAGGATGGAGTGCGAAATATCGAAGGCGGACGGAATCAGAATCTGCTGCTGTCCACCGGCCAGCGCCACCACCTTGTTGGCGTTGTGGCTGAAGTTCAGCGAGGTGTTCCACTTGACAGCACCGACCGCATTCCGGGTGTTCAGTTCGATTTCCCAGCCCTTGTTGCGGACGCTTCCGGCGTTGCTGAGGTAGCTGGAGAAGCCCGTGGCCCCGGCAATCGGGACGTTCAGCAGCAGGTCGGAGTTCAGGCGGGTGTAGTAGTCGAACGAGAGACTGATGCGGTTGTTGAGCACCGTCGCGTCCAGACCGACGTCGAACGTTTCGGCCCGCTCCCAGCCCAGATCGGGGTTGGCTACGCCCGCCGGGGCCTGACCAATCACGCCGACACCGTTGAAGGTGTAGTTGTAGGTACCCAGCGTCGGGATGGTCCGGTAATCGCCGATGTTGTAGTTACCTGCCGTACCCCAGCTGGCGCGGAGCTTCAGGTCGTTGATCGGCGTAATGTTTTTCATGAATTCTTCCTCCGACAGACGCCAGCCGAACGAGGCCGAAGGGAACATTCCCCATTTGGTGTTGGCCCCAAAGCGGGACGAGCCGTCGCGGCGCAGGCTGGCCGAGAAGAGGTACTTGCCGTCGAAACTGTACTGTGCCCGTCCAAAGTACGAAAGCAGGACGTTCCGGCTTTCGGTGGTGTTGCCTGTCACGGCGTTGGCGGCGTTAAGCGTCGTGATGACGTTGCTGCTGAAACCACCGTTCGAGTTAAGCTGCGACGTTTCCAGTTTATCGGAATTGTACGACAAACCAGCCAGCAGCGAGAGGTCATGCTTACCAAAGACTTTGGCGTATGTCAGGGTATTTTCGTTCACGAACGTCCGCTTCCGGTAGCTGCTGAACGAGCCGGACGTCTGCTGGGTCAACTGAGCCTGCCGGGTGGCGAGGTTGCTGGCGATGATGTACGGGGTGTAGCCTTTCGAGCTGTTGTCCGTATTGTCAAGGTTGACGGTCGTGCGGAACGTCAGGCCCTTGGCCAGTTGATAATCCGCAAAAAGCGAGGTCAGCGTCCGGAAGCGTTTCGTTTCGCCGATGGTGTATTCGAGTTTACCGATCGGGCTGTTCGGCGACACGCTCCAGCGGTACTGGCCGTAGTTGCCCACGTTCGGGTACAGGCCCATCGTATCTTCCTGAACCGGCGTGTAGCTGACGAGCTGGTGCAGGATGTTGTCCTTGCCTTCCACCCCGGGGTCGTTGTTGATGGAATACGTTGGGGCGATGTTCAGACCCAGTTTCAGCTTTTTGGACGCGTTCACTTCCACGTTGGCGCGGGCCGAGTAAGAGGTATAGTCCGTGTTGATGACCATGCCCTGCTGCTTGACGAAGTTGCCCGACACATAATACCGGACAAAGTCAGTGCCGCCGCTGGCCGCCAACTGGTGGTTCTGAACCAGTCCGCGACGGAACGCCTCGTCCTGCCAGTCGATGTACCGCAGGCCCGGATGGCCCGGCTGTGCCCAGCGGTCGTCGGTCATGAAGCTGGTGTTGACCAGACCCGGCGCGAGGCCCAGAATGCGGCGGCGTTCGTCGTTGGTCTGCGAAGCCGAACGGCCCGGAGCCGAAGCCACCCACTGGGCGTTAATCATTTCCGTAGCGCGGTCTACCCACTCCTCGGCGCTGAGCATGTCGAGCTTGCGCGAGCGTTCCATAAAACCCGCGAACGTGTTGAAGGTAATCCGCGCCTTGCCCGCCTGGCCGCGCCGGGTGGTGATCAGCACAACGCCGTTGGACGCCCGCGAACCGTAGATGGCGGCGGCGGCGGCGTCTTTCAGCACCTGTACAGACTCAATATCGTTGGGGTTGATGTTGTCGAGCGGGTTGCCCGTGCTGAAGTTACCCGATCCGTTGGGGGCTGCCGTGGCGAGCGGGAAGCCGTCGATGACGTACAGGGGTTCGTTGCCGGCCGTGATGGAGCCTGAGCCGCGGACCTGCACGCTGAAGCCCTTACCGAGTGCGCCGCTGGTCTGCTTCACCTGCACCCCGGCCAGCTGTCCGACCAGTGCCTGGTCGACGCGGAGGATGGGGCGCTGCTCGATGCCTTTCGCCTGAAACGAAGACACGGCCGCCGTTACGTCCGCTTTCCGGGCGGTGCCGTAACCGATGACGACGACTTCGCTGAGCGCTTTCACGTCAGGTTCGAGTTTTACCGAGATAACCGACTGGCTGCCCACCGGCACTTCCACCGGGTTATAACCGATAAACGAAAAGGTCAGGACGGCGGCCGGAACCGAGCCAATGCGGAGGGAATACTTTCCGTCGACATCCGTGACGGCCCCGGTGCTGGTGCCTTTCAGCACGACGTTCACACCGGGTAGTGGTTCGGCCTTGTCTGCCGACGTTACGACGCCGGTCACGACCTGCGCCAGCACTGCCTGCGTCAGTAACAGCAGGCCGAATGCCAGTCGGCAGGTCCGGTAAAGGGTTGTTCTCATAGGGGCAAAGATTTATTCTGACTTGGAATGGTACGAAAACCACAACAAGTTTACTTTACCCGGGTTGAAGGACCTTCCCGCACTCTCCTGCCGCCGTATTTTTCCCGGTACTATTACTTATGATAAAAAACTGGCTGCAGCGGATGGGATACCGGCGCGTTATCGGCATGAGTCTCCATCAGATCAGCCATATACGCCCACCACCGCTTCACGATCTCCTGATTTTTGAGGTCATCGGCAGAATGATTTTCGGTGCGTTTCTGCACGGCAAATAGCTTTCCGGTTTCTTTTTCCAGAAAAATAGCGTAATCGTACACCCCGGCTTCGGTCAGGGCGGCGGACAGTTCCGGCCAGATTTCATCGTGACGGCGCTCGTACTCGGCTTCCACGCCGGGCTTGAGCTGCATGGTAAAGGCGACAAGATTCATGGGGAAAATGTTGAATGATTGAATTTTGAATGACTGAATGTCTGAATGTTGAATGACTGAATGTTGAATGACTGAATGACTGATTAGCTCCTCCGTTTATACCTTGAGGCGGAGCTAATCAGTCATTCAGTCATTCAACATTCAATCATTTTTTACCGGCGTCAGCGTGACCGGGCCGAGCAGACCCGACGGGCGGGGCGACCAGCCTTCGGCGGTGAAATTGCCGTCTTTTCCCCGGTTTTCGCGGAGGCGGGCCGACATGTTGATGTTGTAGAAAATCTTCCAGGGCTGGCCGTTTCGGTCCATGTCGGCGATGCGGTTGGCCATGCCGCTGGAGACAGTCACCGTCAGCGTGTTGGAATCTTTCAGTTTGTCTTTCGGAATAAAGACCTGGAATACGGGTCCGATGAGCGTGCCGAGGTCCTGTCCGTTGAGCCGGACTCGGGCGCTTTCGGCCACGCTGCCCAGATCGAGCCGGTAACCGTCGGCGGCTCCCTGCGGACGGGCAAAGGTCAGCGTGTAGTCAGCGGTTCCGGCAAACTTCTTCCCGGCGTCTCCCGCCAGTTCGGGCCAGCTCGCCAGTTTATCGGTCTGCACGTTGGACGGCAGGGTCGGGCCGCCCGAAACGAAGGCCACGTTCCAGGTTCCTTTCAGTTCCTGCGGCGCGCCGCCCGCCTTGCGGTAGGCATAGGCCGGGCCGTTGACGGCCGTATCGTACGTTTCCAGGATGCAGGATTCGCCGGGGGCCAGCTGGAGGTACACCTCTCCCCCGCTGGCACCGGGTCGGAACTGCGCCATGCCGGCCTCTTCCGTCATCGGGTTGTACAGCGCGACCGCCTGCGCCTTCGTGGCGACGGGCACCCAGGATTCCACGGCTTTGTCGCTCCAGTTGGTCACGAAATAATACGCGCCCCGGTCGTGTTTGCGGCGCACGAACTCCAGACCGTTGTCCACCAGCGCCTCGCGGCGGGTGTTGGCGGCCGTCAGACCCGCTTCCACCGATTCGCCCACGATAAACGCCCCCTTGCCGACCGCCGCCCGACGGGCGCCTTTCCCGGCCTCTGCGAACTTCAGTCCGGCCAGCAGTTTTTTGAACGCGGCGCGGCGGGTTTCGAGGTTGCTCAGGCCCGGCACGTCTTCCGGCAGGGCTTTGACAAACACCACCGTTGCGCCGTTCTGGGCCAGTTTTACGAGTTGCTGCATTGTCGGCAGCGGCATCAGACCCGCTTCGGGGACGAGCACCGTGCGGTAGCGGTTGCCGCCCGTCGTCAGCGTGCCGTTTTGTCCGGTAACGCCCAACAGTTGTTTATCCGAAATAAAATCGAAGCCGTACCCTTTCGCCCATAGTTCTTCGGCATGATGCTCGACCGGCATGCCTTTGAAGCCATGGTCGATGCCGTCGTAGTGCTGCAAAAGCACCTTGCCGGGGCGGGTGAACGAGTCGAAAATCGGCAGGTACACCAGCACGTCGTTGTCCGGGCGCCCCTGTTGCAGGAACGACTGCGCCCGCGCCACGTACTGGTTCAGCTTACCGAAATCCGTCCAGAACGGGTTTTGCGGGTTAAAATGAACGGCAGCGTAGAACAGCCAGCCCGGCCAGGGCGCGTTCTGGGGCGAATAGTTGGTGCCGTGGTAAAACGTATGGTTGACGCCGCCGAGCAGGAAACGGTCCATCGCCTTTTTGACGTCGCCGAGCGTCGAGAGGAAATGTTCGTTTTCCCAGGTTGCGGACTCGGAGGAGGTCAGGCGCTTGCCCGTCACGTTGGCCGCCGACGAAGCGAATTTGATGCGCAGAATTTCCGTGCCTTCAATCTCGGGGATGTCGGTGATGGCGTACAGATCGAGGATGTTGGCCGGAGAGCCGTGCGCCTGGTTACGGATGATGGCGCCCCGCTTTTTCGCCCAGTCGCTCCACGTCTTCGTATAGTTTTCGAGCAGCAGTTCCGAGATGGTCTCGCGGTAATCACTCAGGACGCGTTTGTTCTGGTCTTCGGACGCTTTGCCAAACAGCGCGGGCAGGTGTTTCCGCAGGTCGTAGCCGCGGCGTTTCTGGAACTCGGCCAGCAGGGCGGGCGTCCAGTTGGATTCGCCGCTGGCGTCGTCCACTTCGTAGGAGTCGTTGAAATACGCCCGGATGCCGCTCACGTCCACGCCCTTGAACGCCTCGTCGAAGCGCCGGAGGTAGTTTTCGGTGGCCGATTTGGAAAAGTGGTCGATCACGTCGCCTTCCCCGCCCGGTCCGGCGCGTTCCACCATTTTGCCGTGCCAGCCCTGAAAGAGCGCGTAGAGCGTCCAGTTGCCACCCGCCGGGGCCGTCCAGGCGAGGTTGCCTTTGGCGTCCACTTTGGTCGTCAGGTCCACGGTCTGCCCTTTGTCCGAATACGCCATGAGCGATTGCAGCGGCAGCGGTTTTTCAAAACGCACCTGGTCGAAGGCGTGGAGCTGGAGGTTCGGATTTTTGGTAATCGGCTCGACGAGTTCCTTAATGTCAATGGGCTGGCCGACAATCCGGGTCAGCGGCTTCTGGATGTACTGCACCGGCCCGCTCAGGCTCTCCCCGCCTTTGACAGAATACGATTGAAAAGCGACGTATTTGCAGGCATCTTCGCTCGTCACCCAGGGTCCGCCGAAGGGCCAGCCCGACGCCTGCGCCAGATCGACGCCCATGCCGTTGCGTTTGGCTTCCTTCAGGGTGTGCGTCAGCATCGATACCCATTCCGGCGACAGAAAGGTCAGAAACTGCTTTTCGGTGCCTTTGACGCCGTAAATGGGCGTAATTTCGACCCCGCCGAGTCCGGCTTTCTGGTACTGGTCGAGCAACTGGCTCAGGTCTTTCTGATTCACGGCGCTGCCCATCCACCACCAGCGTGTCCAGGGTTTGGTCTGCTGGGTAATGGCGGGCCACTTCGGCTGGGCGTACAGGCTCACCGAGGTGCCGAGGAGAAGGGATAAAAGGAATGTCTTTTTGTTCATTTGTGAAAATAAGTCGTTAAAACGACTGGCTACACCTTTGTTTATTTACGATGCCCGCGAATTCATTCGTGGGCTATCCCAAAATGCGTTGGCAGCCCGCGGTTTCAACCGTAGGCTATTTCAAAAATGCGTTGGTAGCCCACCGTTTCAACGGCGGGCGGGTTCCGTGGTCCCACCGGGGGTATTCCCACCGGGGGTCGATTCAACGGTTTTAACCGTTTTTTCCGGGCCGGTTATTTGAGCTTATACACTTCCGTGCCGGCCAGCAGGAAGCAGCCCAGGCCGTAGTCCTCAAAGTCCGGCATGCTGCTGACCGTCACCGGCTGACCATCTTTCGGCTCCTTGCCCGTGCCCTGCACGTAGCCCAGGAACCCGGTCGGCTGCACCGATTCACTGGACAGTGCGTTCCAGGCGCGGGTCAGCACCGGCAGGTAGGTCTTTTTGTCCAGCAACCCCTTGTTGATACCCCAGGCCATGCCGTAGGCAAACAGGGCCGTTCCGGTCGCCTCCTTGCCGCCGAAGTTGGTCGGGTCGTGGAGGCTGACGTTCCAGAAGCCATCCGGACGCTGAATCGGCGGCAGGGCTTTCATCATGGTCTGGTACATCTGCAGGTATTCGTCGCGGTGCGGAGCGTCTTTGGGCATGATGTCCAGCACCCGGACCAGCGCGGCCACCACCCAGCCGTTGCCCCGCGACCAGTAGCAATCCTGTCCGTTCGGTTCTTTGTAAGGCGGCACAAAATCCTTATCGCGCCACCACAGGCCGTCTTCCGGGTTGTAAAGTCCTTTACCGCCGTGGGATACTTTCGAGAAATTGTACAAATCGTACATCCGCTCGAAATAGGCGTTGTCTTTGTAAATCACTCCCAGTTTGGCAAAGACCGGCATCGCCATCTGCAGCGCATCAATCCAGTTCCAGTCGTCGGATTTACCGGACTTGACCATGTTGTCGATGGACGCCTTGATGTCGCGGATGCGCTCGGGCTGTTTGTCGATCAGATACAGGTCGATGTAGGTCTGTCCGCAGGCCTGGTCGTCGGCGTTGCGGGTGTTGACGCCGCTGCGCAGACCCCATTTGTGCTTCGTTCCCCAATCGACGGCATAGTCGTAGTAGCGTTTCTGCTTGTCGATGCCGTACAGCGCCATCAGTCCTTCGTAGTAGACGGCCCGGGTCCAGATGTTGCTCGGGCGGGTTTTGTTGGTGACGATTTCCTTGCCGGTATCGGGCCATTTCTGCATGAAATAGTCGTTGGCGAGGGTCATTTTGGCAAGAATCTCCTTTTTGGGCGGGAGTTTCTGGGCACTGGAAGCGGTGGTGAGTAAGAGAAGGAAAAGTAGCTTTTTCATTTTTATAATTCACGTTTGGCAATTTCGGCCGCGTACACCTGGCTCTGGCCCTCAAAATTCGCCCGGAAAATGATCCATTTGCCGTCGGGCGAGAAGTGGACGTTCGGTTCGAGCTTGTAGCCGTGGTGTTTCATGTTGACCAGTTTCTCGGACCGGAACCGGCCCCCCTCTGGCCGAAACAGGTAAATCCACATGCCGTTGGCCGCTTTGGCCACCTGTCCGGGGTCGCCGCCGTCGCCGGCAAAAAGCGTCTGGTCGGGTGAGATGTTGAAGTGGATTGACCATTCGTCGCGGGTCATTTCGTAGCGCCGCTCCTGGCCCGTCTGCACGTCGGCGCCGGTCAGGTAGAAAGTCACGCTGCGGGGTTGTTGCTGGTCGAACCAGATGGTCCGGCCGTCGCGGCTGAAGAACTCATGTCCGGCAATCTCGCCTTCGACGGTCCGTTTATGCATGCACTTCACGGCTTTGGTCTTCACGTTGATTTGCCAGATGCGGTCCACCAAGTGCCAGGGACCTTCGTGGCAGAACATCAGAATGTCCGGGTCGGTGGGCGAAAACTGCACGTGCCCGAGCCAGGTATTCTCCTGATGAATTTCGGCCAGTTTGCCGGTTTTGAGGTCTACGGTAAACAGAGCGT from Tellurirhabdus rosea harbors:
- a CDS encoding glycoside hydrolase family 88/105 protein, whose protein sequence is MKKLLFLLLLTTASSAQKLPPKKEILAKMTLANDYFMQKWPDTGKEIVTNKTRPSNIWTRAVYYEGLMALYGIDKQKRYYDYAVDWGTKHKWGLRSGVNTRNADDQACGQTYIDLYLIDKQPERIRDIKASIDNMVKSGKSDDWNWIDALQMAMPVFAKLGVIYKDNAYFERMYDLYNFSKVSHGGKGLYNPEDGLWWRDKDFVPPYKEPNGQDCYWSRGNGWVVAALVRVLDIMPKDAPHRDEYLQMYQTMMKALPPIQRPDGFWNVSLHDPTNFGGKEATGTALFAYGMAWGINKGLLDKKTYLPVLTRAWNALSSESVQPTGFLGYVQGTGKEPKDGQPVTVSSMPDFEDYGLGCFLLAGTEVYKLK
- a CDS encoding RagB/SusD family nutrient uptake outer membrane protein, which encodes MKLKIITAALLLSVLSSCTDDLTQVPLSSATTATFYTQPSDFIQAANAIYNDLRGYPDRQLNLSETRSDNLYAVSDGGVRDWEGINSFHKTIASNPYVSEAWNTNYNGIYRANVLLDQLQQNGKVITDATLRARLEAEARFLRAFFYFDLVRWFGKVPVIEKAVTANEALAIPRSPVADVYKLIIADFQAAIQSLPETYAAAERGRPTKNAARSLLALVHMTRSGPTYNIEGPGLGLNEWTQALTLLNEVIASGRHSLVASYPNIFSYTNENNSEVVFDVQYVTGLNPVMGATFPWALVPDTWFQSNGKPIQGGLTIRPVANDLLNAYDPKDTRKAFTIQTGYTFNGVTETQSFIKKYVDLTRVPVNRVDWPINFIVMRYTDVLLLKAECILRGATGGTQAEVDAIVNQVRARAGLSPITGVTLTQLFNERRVEFAGEGSRWHDLVRSGQVETKIPAWIAAEDVQKKMLPFSKEYVIYPIPQTELDVKPGLYEQNKGY
- a CDS encoding SusC/RagA family TonB-linked outer membrane protein, encoding MRTTLYRTCRLAFGLLLLTQAVLAQVVTGVVTSADKAEPLPGVNVVLKGTSTGAVTDVDGKYSLRIGSVPAAVLTFSFIGYNPVEVPVGSQSVISVKLEPDVKALSEVVVIGYGTARKADVTAAVSSFQAKGIEQRPILRVDQALVGQLAGVQVKQTSGALGKGFSVQVRGSGSITAGNEPLYVIDGFPLATAAPNGSGNFSTGNPLDNINPNDIESVQVLKDAAAAAIYGSRASNGVVLITTRRGQAGKARITFNTFAGFMERSRKLDMLSAEEWVDRATEMINAQWVASAPGRSASQTNDERRRILGLAPGLVNTSFMTDDRWAQPGHPGLRYIDWQDEAFRRGLVQNHQLAASGGTDFVRYYVSGNFVKQQGMVINTDYTSYSARANVEVNASKKLKLGLNIAPTYSINNDPGVEGKDNILHQLVSYTPVQEDTMGLYPNVGNYGQYRWSVSPNSPIGKLEYTIGETKRFRTLTSLFADYQLAKGLTFRTTVNLDNTDNSSKGYTPYIIASNLATRQAQLTQQTSGSFSSYRKRTFVNENTLTYAKVFGKHDLSLLAGLSYNSDKLETSQLNSNGGFSSNVITTLNAANAVTGNTTESRNVLLSYFGRAQYSFDGKYLFSASLRRDGSSRFGANTKWGMFPSASFGWRLSEEEFMKNITPINDLKLRASWGTAGNYNIGDYRTIPTLGTYNYTFNGVGVIGQAPAGVANPDLGWERAETFDVGLDATVLNNRISLSFDYYTRLNSDLLLNVPIAGATGFSSYLSNAGSVRNKGWEIELNTRNAVGAVKWNTSLNFSHNANKVVALAGGQQQILIPSAFDISHSILRVGEPLYSIYVVKQIGILTQQDIDNKAALFGSQTVGDPKYFDANGDKVIDANDRVIVGQPNPKYVWGITNTVSYKGFDLNVLVQGQNGGSIYSLLGRALGRTGQGFTDNALGFYRDRWRSPENPGAGEVGKAYSTFGRIKNTDWLYSSDYVRVRNITLGYNLGSVIKVPAISSARVYVTAENFIGFDKYKGGFNPEASNTDLSGSGSFPEPGDYGGLPLPRSLVFGLNLSF
- a CDS encoding glycosyl hydrolase; translated protein: MNKKTFLLSLLLGTSVSLYAQPKWPAITQQTKPWTRWWWMGSAVNQKDLSQLLDQYQKAGLGGVEITPIYGVKGTEKQFLTFLSPEWVSMLTHTLKEAKRNGMGVDLAQASGWPFGGPWVTSEDACKYVAFQSYSVKGGESLSGPVQYIQKPLTRIVGQPIDIKELVEPITKNPNLQLHAFDQVRFEKPLPLQSLMAYSDKGQTVDLTTKVDAKGNLAWTAPAGGNWTLYALFQGWHGKMVERAGPGGEGDVIDHFSKSATENYLRRFDEAFKGVDVSGIRAYFNDSYEVDDASGESNWTPALLAEFQKRRGYDLRKHLPALFGKASEDQNKRVLSDYRETISELLLENYTKTWSDWAKKRGAIIRNQAHGSPANILDLYAITDIPEIEGTEILRIKFASSAANVTGKRLTSSESATWENEHFLSTLGDVKKAMDRFLLGGVNHTFYHGTNYSPQNAPWPGWLFYAAVHFNPQNPFWTDFGKLNQYVARAQSFLQQGRPDNDVLVYLPIFDSFTRPGKVLLQHYDGIDHGFKGMPVEHHAEELWAKGYGFDFISDKQLLGVTGQNGTLTTGGNRYRTVLVPEAGLMPLPTMQQLVKLAQNGATVVFVKALPEDVPGLSNLETRRAAFKKLLAGLKFAEAGKGARRAAVGKGAFIVGESVEAGLTAANTRREALVDNGLEFVRRKHDRGAYYFVTNWSDKAVESWVPVATKAQAVALYNPMTEEAGMAQFRPGASGGEVYLQLAPGESCILETYDTAVNGPAYAYRKAGGAPQELKGTWNVAFVSGGPTLPSNVQTDKLASWPELAGDAGKKFAGTADYTLTFARPQGAADGYRLDLGSVAESARVRLNGQDLGTLIGPVFQVFIPKDKLKDSNTLTVTVSSGMANRIADMDRNGQPWKIFYNINMSARLRENRGKDGNFTAEGWSPRPSGLLGPVTLTPVKND
- the rhaM gene encoding L-rhamnose mutarotase — encoded protein: MNLVAFTMQLKPGVEAEYERRHDEIWPELSAALTEAGVYDYAIFLEKETGKLFAVQKRTENHSADDLKNQEIVKRWWAYMADLMETHADNAPVSHPLQPVFYHK
- a CDS encoding oligogalacturonate lyase family protein, which encodes MNRFVPLFALLSLSALAQPRLETGVQKPMPAEWIDRDTGHRIVRLSDGEGNNQSFYFHNNPFVRQIRDEGDKMVYYRTTGTNGRQLYVLNLKTRRNEPLTPRSGRFGGEIVAPKHREVIYQSADSVFATHIDTKKTRLLYVFPKGYNVNITSLNADETLLAGVKSGEEAREILRNFPEKKDFFPRIFEAKVPHALFTVDLKTGKLAEIHQENTWLGHVQFSPTDPDILMFCHEGPWHLVDRIWQINVKTKAVKCMHKRTVEGEIAGHEFFSRDGRTIWFDQQQPRSVTFYLTGADVQTGQERRYEMTRDEWSIHFNISPDQTLFAGDGGDPGQVAKAANGMWIYLFRPEGGRFRSEKLVNMKHHGYKLEPNVHFSPDGKWIIFRANFEGQSQVYAAEIAKREL